In Streptomyces sp. NBC_01439, the following are encoded in one genomic region:
- a CDS encoding NAD(P)-dependent alcohol dehydrogenase: MSVTHATQGTQATQATQGTQVAAYAAPAAKAPLERTTITRRPVGEHDVLIDIKYSGICHSDIHQVRDGWGEGIYPMVPGHEIAGVVSEVGAAVTRFSVGDRVGVGCFVDSCRTCAYCLRGQEQYCAEGMTGTYNALDRSGEPTYGGYSTHLVVDEKYTVRIPDGLALDVAAPLLCAGITLYSPLKHWQAGPGKQVAVVGLGGLGHIGVKIAHALGAEVTVLSQTLRKKEDGLKLGASHFYATGDEATFEELAGRFDLILSTVSAPLGLDAYLGLLKVDGALVNVGAPEEPVALNLFSVIAGRKTLAGSMIGGIAETQEMLDFCAEHGLGAEIELIAAGQINEAYERVLASDVRYRFVIDASTI; this comes from the coding sequence ATGTCCGTCACCCACGCCACCCAGGGCACGCAGGCCACCCAGGCCACGCAGGGCACGCAGGTCGCCGCGTACGCCGCCCCCGCCGCCAAGGCCCCGCTGGAGCGCACCACCATCACGCGCCGTCCCGTCGGCGAGCACGACGTCCTCATCGACATCAAGTACTCCGGCATCTGCCACTCCGACATCCACCAGGTGCGCGACGGCTGGGGCGAGGGCATCTACCCGATGGTCCCCGGCCACGAGATCGCCGGTGTCGTCTCCGAAGTCGGTGCGGCCGTCACCCGGTTCTCCGTCGGGGACCGGGTGGGCGTCGGCTGCTTCGTCGACTCCTGCCGCACCTGCGCGTACTGCCTGCGCGGCCAGGAGCAGTACTGCGCCGAGGGCATGACCGGCACCTACAACGCCCTCGACCGGAGCGGCGAGCCCACGTACGGCGGCTACTCCACCCACCTCGTCGTCGACGAGAAGTACACCGTCCGCATCCCCGACGGTCTCGCCCTCGACGTCGCCGCCCCGCTGCTCTGCGCCGGCATCACCCTCTACTCCCCGCTCAAGCACTGGCAGGCGGGACCCGGCAAGCAGGTCGCGGTCGTCGGCCTCGGCGGCCTCGGCCACATCGGCGTGAAGATCGCGCACGCGCTCGGCGCGGAGGTCACCGTCCTGTCGCAGACCCTGCGCAAGAAGGAGGACGGCCTGAAGCTGGGCGCCTCCCACTTCTACGCCACCGGCGACGAGGCCACCTTCGAGGAACTGGCCGGCCGCTTCGACCTGATCCTGTCCACCGTCTCCGCGCCGCTCGGCCTGGACGCCTACCTGGGCCTGCTGAAGGTCGACGGCGCGCTGGTGAACGTCGGCGCTCCGGAGGAGCCCGTGGCGCTCAACCTCTTCTCCGTCATCGCCGGCCGCAAGACCCTCGCCGGATCGATGATCGGCGGGATCGCCGAGACCCAGGAGATGCTGGACTTCTGCGCCGAGCACGGACTGGGCGCGGAGATCGAGCTGATCGCCGCCGGGCAGATCAACGAGGCGTACGAGCGGGTGCTGGCGAGCGACGTGCGCTACCGCTTCGTGATCGACGCGTCGACGATCTGA
- a CDS encoding helix-turn-helix transcriptional regulator — MDQLDQRACLGEFLRSRRARLRPEDVGLPDHGRRRRVPGLRREELAQLAGVSVAYYTRLEQRDGHNVSVEVLDALARALRLDGSERAHLMDLARPKAHRRRHSRRPQQVRPELRTLMDAMCGVPAYLVGHRQDVIGWNRLAAAVFGDFGALPAAERNLVRLVFLDPATAELYGEWECRACEVVSNLRMYAGQNPDDEQLSALVGELSVKNEEFRRLWAAHTVAGKTHGEKVLRHPLVGELRLSFETLRLPDDPAQSLVTFHAAPGSPSADALRLLASWSAPSTAPPAAQAPGQAPGQAPARSA; from the coding sequence ATGGACCAGCTTGATCAGCGAGCCTGCCTCGGCGAGTTCCTCCGCTCCCGCCGTGCGCGGCTGCGCCCCGAGGACGTGGGCCTGCCCGACCACGGGCGCCGCCGGCGCGTGCCCGGGCTGCGCCGGGAGGAGCTGGCGCAGCTGGCGGGTGTGTCGGTCGCGTACTACACGCGGCTGGAACAGCGCGACGGGCACAACGTGTCGGTGGAGGTCCTGGACGCGCTCGCGCGGGCCCTGCGCCTCGACGGGAGCGAGCGGGCCCACCTGATGGACCTGGCGCGGCCGAAGGCGCACCGGCGCCGCCACAGCCGGCGCCCGCAGCAAGTGCGGCCGGAGCTGCGCACGCTGATGGACGCGATGTGCGGCGTACCGGCGTACCTGGTGGGGCACCGGCAGGACGTCATCGGCTGGAACCGGCTGGCCGCCGCGGTCTTCGGGGACTTCGGGGCGCTGCCCGCCGCCGAGCGCAACCTCGTGCGGCTGGTGTTCCTGGACCCGGCGACGGCGGAGCTGTACGGGGAGTGGGAGTGCCGGGCGTGCGAGGTGGTGAGCAACCTGCGGATGTACGCCGGCCAGAACCCGGACGACGAGCAGCTGTCGGCGCTGGTCGGGGAGCTGTCGGTGAAGAACGAGGAGTTTCGGCGGCTGTGGGCGGCGCACACGGTGGCGGGCAAGACGCACGGGGAGAAGGTGCTGCGGCACCCGCTCGTGGGTGAGCTGCGGCTGTCCTTCGAGACGCTGAGGCTCCCGGACGACCCGGCGCAGTCGCTGGTCACCTTCCACGCGGCCCCCGGCTCCCCGTCGGCGGACGCCCTGCGCCTGCTGGCGTCGTGGTCGGCCCCGTCGACCGCGCCGCCGGCCGCGCAGGCGCCCGGACAGGCCCCCGGGCAGGCGCCCGCGCGCTCGGCGTAA
- a CDS encoding GNAT family N-acetyltransferase, whose protein sequence is MMIHSLDLPPSDDAIDAWLAVLTDAAAADLPQLPVPSRREVVGRLSVRPARGRPVLWTTDGGAGVAALVLFTDEGNTHTAFLDVLAVRPQERRRGVGTALWERVREELLADGRTSVATLLDLGGPGQAFAESLGFAKVLPMTWYEQELPADRPAQVPATPGYELVTWHGLVPDAWAPAAAAAHEAMEDAPSGDMDERIQAWTAQRLHAVQQVIIDRGGELITVAAVTGAGEVAAYTELVLPDPSGPRALQYDTVVVPGHRGHGLGRAVKLRMAADAAARHPALRRIATTVADANTQMRAVNESIGYRRGREAGIFQIKL, encoded by the coding sequence ATGATGATCCACTCCCTCGACCTTCCTCCGTCCGACGACGCGATCGACGCCTGGCTGGCGGTGCTGACCGACGCCGCGGCCGCCGATCTGCCGCAGCTGCCCGTACCGTCCCGCAGGGAGGTTGTCGGGCGGCTGTCCGTCAGGCCGGCGCGCGGCCGGCCCGTGCTCTGGACGACGGACGGGGGCGCGGGCGTAGCGGCCCTGGTCCTGTTCACGGACGAGGGCAACACGCACACCGCGTTCCTGGACGTGCTGGCCGTACGGCCGCAGGAGCGGCGCCGGGGCGTGGGCACCGCCCTGTGGGAGCGGGTCCGCGAGGAACTGCTCGCGGACGGCCGGACCTCGGTCGCCACCCTGCTGGATCTGGGGGGACCGGGGCAGGCGTTCGCGGAGTCGCTGGGGTTCGCGAAGGTCCTGCCCATGACCTGGTACGAACAGGAACTCCCCGCCGACCGACCCGCGCAGGTCCCGGCTACCCCCGGATACGAGCTCGTCACGTGGCACGGCCTGGTCCCCGACGCCTGGGCGCCGGCCGCCGCCGCGGCCCACGAGGCGATGGAGGACGCGCCGAGCGGGGACATGGACGAGCGGATCCAGGCCTGGACGGCGCAGCGGCTGCACGCCGTGCAGCAAGTGATCATCGACCGGGGCGGAGAGCTGATCACGGTCGCAGCCGTGACCGGGGCCGGCGAGGTGGCGGCGTACACCGAACTCGTCCTGCCGGACCCCTCCGGCCCGCGCGCCCTCCAGTACGACACGGTGGTCGTCCCCGGCCACCGCGGCCACGGCCTCGGCCGCGCCGTGAAACTGCGCATGGCGGCCGACGCAGCCGCACGTCACCCGGCGCTGCGCCGCATCGCCACGACGGTGGCCGACGCGAACACCCAGATGCGGGCGGTGAACGAGTCCATCGGCTACCGGCGGGGGCGGGAGGCGGGCATCTTCCAGATCAAGCTGTAG
- a CDS encoding L,D-transpeptidase → MEWRVRTDSMRRNRSLVAISAVLGGVLMLTACGGGDDAKPKGSEASKAADVDAAAAKDTSKAKITITPKDGATNVGLNDAANVAVADGTLTLVELKTSEGTAVAGKIAADGKSWKPDAALKRSTKYALAATAKDADGREAHENASFTTISPENSFVGSFIPDDGQTVGVGMPVSITFNKPIQDKKAVQAAISVSSSSGQEVVGHWFSAQRLDFRPEKYWQANSTVTMKLALEGVQGAPGVQGVQNKTVTFKIGRSQTSQVDVKTKKMTVTRDGAVIKTIPISAGSPDNPTYNGQMVISEKFKETRMDGSTVGFKDSEGKGEYDIKDVPHAMRLSQSGTFLHGNYWGADSVFGSANTSHGCVGLNDVKGAGDPNQPAAWFYDNSLIGDVVEVINSPDKTIKPENGLNGWNMGWAEWKAGSAA, encoded by the coding sequence ATGGAGTGGCGTGTGAGGACGGACAGTATGCGGCGGAACAGGTCCCTGGTGGCCATATCCGCCGTGCTCGGTGGGGTACTGATGCTCACGGCGTGCGGCGGCGGAGACGACGCGAAGCCGAAGGGCTCCGAGGCGAGCAAGGCCGCGGATGTCGACGCGGCGGCCGCCAAGGACACCTCCAAGGCCAAGATAACCATCACGCCGAAGGACGGGGCCACGAACGTCGGCCTCAACGACGCGGCCAACGTGGCCGTCGCCGACGGCACCCTCACCCTGGTCGAGCTGAAGACCAGCGAGGGCACGGCCGTGGCCGGCAAGATCGCGGCCGACGGCAAGAGCTGGAAGCCCGACGCCGCGCTGAAGCGCTCCACCAAGTACGCCCTGGCGGCGACCGCCAAGGACGCGGACGGCCGCGAGGCCCACGAGAACGCCTCCTTCACCACCATCTCCCCGGAGAACAGCTTCGTCGGCTCGTTCATCCCGGACGACGGCCAGACGGTCGGCGTGGGCATGCCGGTCTCGATCACCTTCAACAAGCCGATCCAGGACAAGAAGGCCGTCCAGGCGGCGATCTCGGTCAGCTCCAGCAGCGGCCAGGAAGTCGTCGGCCACTGGTTCAGCGCGCAGCGCCTGGACTTCCGCCCGGAGAAGTACTGGCAGGCGAACTCCACCGTCACCATGAAGCTGGCGCTGGAAGGCGTCCAGGGCGCTCCCGGCGTCCAGGGCGTCCAGAACAAGACCGTCACCTTCAAGATCGGTCGCAGCCAGACCTCCCAGGTCGACGTGAAGACCAAGAAGATGACGGTCACCCGGGACGGCGCGGTCATCAAGACCATCCCGATCTCGGCTGGCTCCCCGGACAACCCGACCTACAACGGTCAGATGGTGATCTCCGAGAAGTTCAAGGAGACCCGGATGGACGGCTCCACCGTCGGCTTCAAGGACAGCGAGGGCAAGGGCGAGTACGACATCAAGGACGTCCCGCACGCCATGCGCCTGTCCCAGTCCGGCACCTTCCTCCACGGCAACTACTGGGGAGCCGACTCGGTCTTCGGCAGCGCGAACACCAGCCACGGCTGCGTCGGCCTCAACGACGTCAAGGGCGCGGGTGACCCGAACCAGCCCGCCGCCTGGTTCTACGACAACTCGCTCATCGGCGACGTGGTCGAGGTGATCAACTCCCCGGACAAGACCATCAAGCCCGAGAACGGCCTCAACGGCTGGAACATGGGCTGGGCGGAGTGGAAGGCCGGCTCGGCCGCCTGA